From the genome of Bactrocera oleae isolate idBacOlea1 chromosome 2, idBacOlea1, whole genome shotgun sequence, one region includes:
- the chp gene encoding chaoptin isoform X1, whose protein sequence is MGLEFFFKFGYAFLIITLMIMIWMSLARASMHMYEMDDSRNPPCTQNALCTCSKSAPDLGIVHCKDVPFPALPKMVNESKVFSLHMENTGLREIESYFLQSTGMYRLKISGNHLTEIPDDAFTGLERSLWELLLPQNDLVEIPSKSIRHLQKLRHLDLGNNHITHVQHDSFRGLEDSLQWLILRDNCISMLMAHSFSGLLILETLDLSGNNLFEIDPNVFVDGMPRLTKLLLTDNILSEIPYDALGPLKSLRTLDISHNVIWSLSGNDTYDIKSTTKLNLDNLHLEYNNIDMLPPNSFKNFDIVNRTFFDGNPIHTLREDAFKPAKIREIYMRYCGLTNISPLAFDSLVNSLQILDLSGNNLTHLHHKLFNNFDVLRVISLRDNKIKIEQPLETFNAMQYTLLKLDLSGDKNDPTNLQTLRNMTRMRNMRSLSMSRMGSATTIGPDDFKDFGVELEDLQITRATLATIQSHAFKHVRGLKHLDFSENGIQTIENDAFHEIGHSLISLKISHGFTGTALPADPLRHLTSLQELDFSNNKITSMSDTSFHFLKNLRLLELHDNRIEQVMKGTFQGDIHSKLEEISLRFNHLTQVSQHTFFDLEALRKLHLDDNKIERVERRAFMNLDELEHLSLRGNKLNNLADESFQNLPKLEILDMAFNNLPNFNFDYFDQVGTLSTLNVNVSHNQIRMLMYNSSWAGRTDHGSMHHSNIKLLDLSHNNISLIHPGYFRPAEISLTHLYMGYNSLMNATRDVFGNMPHLQWLDLSYNRIRELDFDAFKNTKQLQLIYLDHNYLTDIPQDIFKPIYALRVIDLSHNNLRGLPDNLFYNGGMEKMDVSHNMLLKIPSSSLSSLAALTLCELHLSNNFISTIHSMDLSNKFRSLRFLDISYNYLLRIDDAVFATMPRLASLDLSHNRDLKVMDKSFMGLENSLIKLGMENVSLSTIPEIRLKYLRELRLGYNELPSIPQELAFNMSNLRMLDLSNNDLTNVPLMTQSLPHLRKLMLSGNPITSLNNNSFDGVNEDLEMLDISNFRLHYFEYGCLDSLPHLRSLKLTAYSHLEHFNIPHLLRHHHNIRELWIEAPQPFTRIIKKGSGPNQDIQQVQMGQPTDLAREMEGHLPAKLTNITFSGPQFSSLNERILKGMRSPYIYMQLFNTTLKEIPTNFFKHMGRVRNISLDIRYNNRMLKKIPNPNTGNVPFLPNSVFLTELKMSDSDLNCDCDLGWVEFWQRKRRQYICSSQTWTDAVFRTFMNSPCQVYGRHNCDDHDDDLRETRCDNKGGQQLMEALKFDLECGWDNAGCRETFILLITALLMIVFWM, encoded by the exons ATG GGGTTGGAGTTCTTCTTCAAATTCGGCTATGCCTTCCTCATCATAACACTTATGATAATGATATGGATGTCCTTGGCGCGCGCCTCGATGCATATGTACGAAATGGACGATTCACGCAATCCACCATGTACACAAAACGCACTTTGCACGTGTTCGAAATCGGCGCCGGATCTAGGTATAGTTCATTGCAAAGATGTGCCATTTCCGGCGTTACCTAAAATGGTGAACGAATCGAAG GTTTTTTCGCTACACATGGAAAACACCGGTTTGCGTGAAATTGAATCATATTTCTTGCAATCGACAG GCATGTATCGTTTGAAAATAAGTGGCAATCATTTGACGGAAATACCCGACGATGCATTCACCGGGTTAGAACGGTCACTTTGGGAGCTATTGCTACCCCAAAATGATCTCGTTGAGATACCTTCAAAATCAATAAGGCATCTTCAGAAGTTGCGTCATCTCGATTTGGGAAACAACCACATCACCCATGTACAGCACGACTCCTTTCGTGGCCTTGAGGACTCACTGCAATGGTTGATTTTACGAGATAATTGTATATCCATGCTGATGGCACATAGCTTCTCGGGCTTACTCATATTGGAAACATTGGATTTGAGTGGcaacaatttgtttgaaattgatcCTAATGTCTTTGTTGATGGAATGCCGCGGTTAACCAAGCTATTACTGACCGACAATATTCTTTCCGAGATACCATATGATGCGCTTGGTCCTTTGAAAAGTTTGCGTACTCTGGACATATCTCATAATGTGATATGGTCCTTGAGTGGCAACGATACATACGACATAAAATCCACCACAAAGCTTAATTTGGACAATTTGCATTTAGAATACAATAACATTGATATGTTGCCACCAAATTCTTTCAAGAACTTCGATATTGTGAACAGAACCTTTTTCGATGGTAATCCCATACACACTCTTAGG GAGGACGCCTTCAAACCGGCCAAAATAAGAGAGATATATATGCGCTACTGCGGCCTGACTAACATATCGCCGCTGGCTTTCGACAGTTTAGTGAACAGCTTGCAGATCCTGGATCTGTCGGGCAACAATTTAACGCACTTACATCAcaaattatttaacaatttcGATGTGCTAAG AGTTATTAGCTTGCGGGACAACAAGATCAAAATCGAGCAACCGCTGGAGACTTTCAACGCCATGCAGTACACCCTACTCAAATTGGATTTAAGCGGAGATAAGAACGACCCAACAAATCTTCAGACTCTACGCAA taTGACCAGAATGCGGAATATGCGTTCGTTGTCAATGTCGCGTATGGGTAGTGCCACAACAATAGGTCCGGATGATTTCAAGGATTTCGGTGTAGAGCTGGAGGATTTACAAATCACTCGCGCCACACTCGCGACCATACAATCGCATGCCTTTAAACATGTACGCGGCCTTAAGCATTTGGATTTTAGCGAGAATGGTATACAAACAATTGAAAACGACGCATTTCACGAG ATTGGTCACTCACTGATATCATTAAAAATCTCGCATGGTTTCACTGGCACGGCGCTGCCGGCCGATCCGTTGCGGCACTTGACGTCACTGCAAGAATTGGATTTTAGTAACAACAAAATCACCAGCATGAGCGATACCAGTTTCCACTTCTTGAAAAATCTACGGCTGCTGGAACTGCACGACAATCGAATCGAGCAAGTCATGAAGGGCACATTTCAA GGTGACATCCATTCCAAATTGGAGGAGATATCGCTACGCTTCAATCATCTAACCCAAGTGTCGCAACATACTTTCTTTGACCTGGAG GCTTTGAGGAAACTACATTTGGACGACAACAAGATTGAACGTGTCGAACGAAGAGCTTTTATGAATTTGGATGAGCTGGAACATCTTAGTTTGCGCGGcaataaactaaataatttagCTGACGAATCGTTCCag aATTTACCCAAATTGGAAATTCTCGATATGGCTTTCAATAATTTACCGAATTTCAACTTCGACTATTTTGACCAA GTGGGTACTTTATCCACTCTAAATGTAAATGTGAGCCATAACCAAATCAGAATGTTAATGTATAATAGTTCGTGGGCAGGGCGAACTGATCACG GTTCAATGCACCATTCAAATATAAAGTTATTGGATTTGTCACACAACAACATATCTCTAATACATCCAGGCTACTTCCGGCCGGCGGAGATTTCATTGACCCACCTATACATGGGCTATAATTCACTGATg aatgcAACGCGTGATGTGTTCGGTAACATGCCGCATTTGCAATGGCTGGACCTGTCTTATAATCGTATACGCGAGCTGGATTTTGATGCGTTTAAGAATACCAAGCAGCTGCAG ttaatttatttgGATCACAATTACTTAACGGACATACCCCAGGACATTTTCAAACCCATCTATGCTTTGCGCGTTATTGATCTGTCACATAACAATTTACGTGGTTTGCCCGACAATCTTTTCTATAACGGCGGCATGGAAAA GATGGACGTTTCGCACAATATGTTGCTCAAAATACCCTCATCATCCCTGTCCAGCTTGGCCGCTTTGACCCTTTGTGAACTGCACTTATCCAATAACTTCATTTCAACTATACACAGCATGGACTTATCCAATAAGTTTAGG tcTTTGCGCTTTTTGGACATATCTTACAATTACTTGCTGCGGATAGACGACGCAGTTTTCGCCACAATGCCTCGACTCGCTTCGCTTGACCTCTCACACAATCGTGATCTCAAAGTGATGGACAAGTCGTTTATGGGCCTGGAGAATTCACTCATCAAATTAGGAATGGAGAATGTTTCTTTGAGCACTATTCCCGAGATACGCTTAAAGTACTTGCGTGAACTGCGCTTGGGTTATAACGAACTGCCATCGATACCGCAAGAATTGGCCTTCAACATGAGTAATTTACGTATGTTAGATTTGTCCAATAATGACTTGACTAATGTACCGCTAATGACACAATCACTGCCACATTTAAG GAAATTGATGCTCTCGGGCAACCCAATCACCTCGCTTAATAACAATAGTTTCGACGGTGTCAACGAGGATTTGGAAATGTTGGACATCTCCAATTTTCGTTTGCATTACTTCGAATATGGTTGTTTAGATTCATTGCCACATCTGCGCTCGCTCAAACTTACCGCTTACTCGCATTTGGAACACTTCAATATACCTCATTTGTTGCGGCACCATCATAATATACGTGAACTTTGGATTGAAGCTCCGCAACCGTTCACTCGAATCATAAAGAAAGGCTCGGGCCCGAATCAGGACATTCAACAGGTGCAGATGGGTCAACCCACTGATTTGGCGCGTGAAATGGAAGGTCATTTACCAGCCAAATTGACGAATATAACTTTCAGTGGTCCGCAGTTTAGTAGTCTCAATGAACGTATTTTGAAG GGAATGAGGTcgccgtatatatatatgcaactcTTTAATACTACACTGAAGGAGATACCGACCAATTTCTTCAAACATATGGGACGGGTCCGCAATATATCGCTGGATATACGCTACAACAATCGTATGTTGAAAAAGATACCAAATCCCAATACAGGGAATGTACCTTTTCTGCCGAACAGCGTTTTCCTCACCGAACTGAAAATGTCCGATTCCGATTTGAACTGCGATTGTGACTTGGG ATGGGTAGAGTTTTGGCAGCGCAAACGAAGACAGTACATTTGCTCATCACAAACGTGGACCGATGCTGTATTCAGAACTTTCATGAATTCACCTTGCCAAGTGTATGGACGGCACAATTGCGATGATCACGATGATGATCTGCGTGAGACCCGATGTGATAATAAAGGCGGACAGCAGTTAATGGAA GCGCTGAAATTCGATTTGGAATGTGGATGGGATAATGCAGGTTGTCGCGAAACGTTCATTCTGCTAATCACAGCCTTACTAATGATCGTTTTCTGGATGTGA
- the chp gene encoding chaoptin isoform X2 — MGLEFFFKFGYAFLIITLMIMIWMSLARASMHMYEMDDSRNPPCTQNALCTCSKSAPDLGIVHCKDVPFPALPKMVNESKVFSLHMENTGLREIESYFLQSTGMYRLKISGNHLTEIPDDAFTGLERSLWELLLPQNDLVEIPSKSIRHLQKLRHLDLGNNHITHVQHDSFRGLEDSLQWLILRDNCISMLMAHSFSGLLILETLDLSGNNLFEIDPNVFVDGMPRLTKLLLTDNILSEIPYDALGPLKSLRTLDISHNVIWSLSGNDTYDIKSTTKLNLDNLHLEYNNIDMLPPNSFKNFDIVNRTFFDGNPIHTLREDAFKPAKIREIYMRYCGLTNISPLAFDSLVNSLQILDLSGNNLTHLHHKLFNNFDVLRVISLRDNKIKIEQPLETFNAMQYTLLKLDLSGDKNDPTNLQTLRKMRNMRSLSMSRMGSATTIGPDDFKDFGVELEDLQITRATLATIQSHAFKHVRGLKHLDFSENGIQTIENDAFHEIGHSLISLKISHGFTGTALPADPLRHLTSLQELDFSNNKITSMSDTSFHFLKNLRLLELHDNRIEQVMKGTFQGDIHSKLEEISLRFNHLTQVSQHTFFDLEALRKLHLDDNKIERVERRAFMNLDELEHLSLRGNKLNNLADESFQNLPKLEILDMAFNNLPNFNFDYFDQVGTLSTLNVNVSHNQIRMLMYNSSWAGRTDHGSMHHSNIKLLDLSHNNISLIHPGYFRPAEISLTHLYMGYNSLMNATRDVFGNMPHLQWLDLSYNRIRELDFDAFKNTKQLQLIYLDHNYLTDIPQDIFKPIYALRVIDLSHNNLRGLPDNLFYNGGMEKMDVSHNMLLKIPSSSLSSLAALTLCELHLSNNFISTIHSMDLSNKFRSLRFLDISYNYLLRIDDAVFATMPRLASLDLSHNRDLKVMDKSFMGLENSLIKLGMENVSLSTIPEIRLKYLRELRLGYNELPSIPQELAFNMSNLRMLDLSNNDLTNVPLMTQSLPHLRKLMLSGNPITSLNNNSFDGVNEDLEMLDISNFRLHYFEYGCLDSLPHLRSLKLTAYSHLEHFNIPHLLRHHHNIRELWIEAPQPFTRIIKKGSGPNQDIQQVQMGQPTDLAREMEGHLPAKLTNITFSGPQFSSLNERILKGMRSPYIYMQLFNTTLKEIPTNFFKHMGRVRNISLDIRYNNRMLKKIPNPNTGNVPFLPNSVFLTELKMSDSDLNCDCDLGWVEFWQRKRRQYICSSQTWTDAVFRTFMNSPCQVYGRHNCDDHDDDLRETRCDNKGGQQLMEALKFDLECGWDNAGCRETFILLITALLMIVFWM; from the exons ATG GGGTTGGAGTTCTTCTTCAAATTCGGCTATGCCTTCCTCATCATAACACTTATGATAATGATATGGATGTCCTTGGCGCGCGCCTCGATGCATATGTACGAAATGGACGATTCACGCAATCCACCATGTACACAAAACGCACTTTGCACGTGTTCGAAATCGGCGCCGGATCTAGGTATAGTTCATTGCAAAGATGTGCCATTTCCGGCGTTACCTAAAATGGTGAACGAATCGAAG GTTTTTTCGCTACACATGGAAAACACCGGTTTGCGTGAAATTGAATCATATTTCTTGCAATCGACAG GCATGTATCGTTTGAAAATAAGTGGCAATCATTTGACGGAAATACCCGACGATGCATTCACCGGGTTAGAACGGTCACTTTGGGAGCTATTGCTACCCCAAAATGATCTCGTTGAGATACCTTCAAAATCAATAAGGCATCTTCAGAAGTTGCGTCATCTCGATTTGGGAAACAACCACATCACCCATGTACAGCACGACTCCTTTCGTGGCCTTGAGGACTCACTGCAATGGTTGATTTTACGAGATAATTGTATATCCATGCTGATGGCACATAGCTTCTCGGGCTTACTCATATTGGAAACATTGGATTTGAGTGGcaacaatttgtttgaaattgatcCTAATGTCTTTGTTGATGGAATGCCGCGGTTAACCAAGCTATTACTGACCGACAATATTCTTTCCGAGATACCATATGATGCGCTTGGTCCTTTGAAAAGTTTGCGTACTCTGGACATATCTCATAATGTGATATGGTCCTTGAGTGGCAACGATACATACGACATAAAATCCACCACAAAGCTTAATTTGGACAATTTGCATTTAGAATACAATAACATTGATATGTTGCCACCAAATTCTTTCAAGAACTTCGATATTGTGAACAGAACCTTTTTCGATGGTAATCCCATACACACTCTTAGG GAGGACGCCTTCAAACCGGCCAAAATAAGAGAGATATATATGCGCTACTGCGGCCTGACTAACATATCGCCGCTGGCTTTCGACAGTTTAGTGAACAGCTTGCAGATCCTGGATCTGTCGGGCAACAATTTAACGCACTTACATCAcaaattatttaacaatttcGATGTGCTAAG AGTTATTAGCTTGCGGGACAACAAGATCAAAATCGAGCAACCGCTGGAGACTTTCAACGCCATGCAGTACACCCTACTCAAATTGGATTTAAGCGGAGATAAGAACGACCCAACAAATCTTCAGACTCTACGCAA AATGCGGAATATGCGTTCGTTGTCAATGTCGCGTATGGGTAGTGCCACAACAATAGGTCCGGATGATTTCAAGGATTTCGGTGTAGAGCTGGAGGATTTACAAATCACTCGCGCCACACTCGCGACCATACAATCGCATGCCTTTAAACATGTACGCGGCCTTAAGCATTTGGATTTTAGCGAGAATGGTATACAAACAATTGAAAACGACGCATTTCACGAG ATTGGTCACTCACTGATATCATTAAAAATCTCGCATGGTTTCACTGGCACGGCGCTGCCGGCCGATCCGTTGCGGCACTTGACGTCACTGCAAGAATTGGATTTTAGTAACAACAAAATCACCAGCATGAGCGATACCAGTTTCCACTTCTTGAAAAATCTACGGCTGCTGGAACTGCACGACAATCGAATCGAGCAAGTCATGAAGGGCACATTTCAA GGTGACATCCATTCCAAATTGGAGGAGATATCGCTACGCTTCAATCATCTAACCCAAGTGTCGCAACATACTTTCTTTGACCTGGAG GCTTTGAGGAAACTACATTTGGACGACAACAAGATTGAACGTGTCGAACGAAGAGCTTTTATGAATTTGGATGAGCTGGAACATCTTAGTTTGCGCGGcaataaactaaataatttagCTGACGAATCGTTCCag aATTTACCCAAATTGGAAATTCTCGATATGGCTTTCAATAATTTACCGAATTTCAACTTCGACTATTTTGACCAA GTGGGTACTTTATCCACTCTAAATGTAAATGTGAGCCATAACCAAATCAGAATGTTAATGTATAATAGTTCGTGGGCAGGGCGAACTGATCACG GTTCAATGCACCATTCAAATATAAAGTTATTGGATTTGTCACACAACAACATATCTCTAATACATCCAGGCTACTTCCGGCCGGCGGAGATTTCATTGACCCACCTATACATGGGCTATAATTCACTGATg aatgcAACGCGTGATGTGTTCGGTAACATGCCGCATTTGCAATGGCTGGACCTGTCTTATAATCGTATACGCGAGCTGGATTTTGATGCGTTTAAGAATACCAAGCAGCTGCAG ttaatttatttgGATCACAATTACTTAACGGACATACCCCAGGACATTTTCAAACCCATCTATGCTTTGCGCGTTATTGATCTGTCACATAACAATTTACGTGGTTTGCCCGACAATCTTTTCTATAACGGCGGCATGGAAAA GATGGACGTTTCGCACAATATGTTGCTCAAAATACCCTCATCATCCCTGTCCAGCTTGGCCGCTTTGACCCTTTGTGAACTGCACTTATCCAATAACTTCATTTCAACTATACACAGCATGGACTTATCCAATAAGTTTAGG tcTTTGCGCTTTTTGGACATATCTTACAATTACTTGCTGCGGATAGACGACGCAGTTTTCGCCACAATGCCTCGACTCGCTTCGCTTGACCTCTCACACAATCGTGATCTCAAAGTGATGGACAAGTCGTTTATGGGCCTGGAGAATTCACTCATCAAATTAGGAATGGAGAATGTTTCTTTGAGCACTATTCCCGAGATACGCTTAAAGTACTTGCGTGAACTGCGCTTGGGTTATAACGAACTGCCATCGATACCGCAAGAATTGGCCTTCAACATGAGTAATTTACGTATGTTAGATTTGTCCAATAATGACTTGACTAATGTACCGCTAATGACACAATCACTGCCACATTTAAG GAAATTGATGCTCTCGGGCAACCCAATCACCTCGCTTAATAACAATAGTTTCGACGGTGTCAACGAGGATTTGGAAATGTTGGACATCTCCAATTTTCGTTTGCATTACTTCGAATATGGTTGTTTAGATTCATTGCCACATCTGCGCTCGCTCAAACTTACCGCTTACTCGCATTTGGAACACTTCAATATACCTCATTTGTTGCGGCACCATCATAATATACGTGAACTTTGGATTGAAGCTCCGCAACCGTTCACTCGAATCATAAAGAAAGGCTCGGGCCCGAATCAGGACATTCAACAGGTGCAGATGGGTCAACCCACTGATTTGGCGCGTGAAATGGAAGGTCATTTACCAGCCAAATTGACGAATATAACTTTCAGTGGTCCGCAGTTTAGTAGTCTCAATGAACGTATTTTGAAG GGAATGAGGTcgccgtatatatatatgcaactcTTTAATACTACACTGAAGGAGATACCGACCAATTTCTTCAAACATATGGGACGGGTCCGCAATATATCGCTGGATATACGCTACAACAATCGTATGTTGAAAAAGATACCAAATCCCAATACAGGGAATGTACCTTTTCTGCCGAACAGCGTTTTCCTCACCGAACTGAAAATGTCCGATTCCGATTTGAACTGCGATTGTGACTTGGG ATGGGTAGAGTTTTGGCAGCGCAAACGAAGACAGTACATTTGCTCATCACAAACGTGGACCGATGCTGTATTCAGAACTTTCATGAATTCACCTTGCCAAGTGTATGGACGGCACAATTGCGATGATCACGATGATGATCTGCGTGAGACCCGATGTGATAATAAAGGCGGACAGCAGTTAATGGAA GCGCTGAAATTCGATTTGGAATGTGGATGGGATAATGCAGGTTGTCGCGAAACGTTCATTCTGCTAATCACAGCCTTACTAATGATCGTTTTCTGGATGTGA